Proteins from a genomic interval of Paenibacillus lentus:
- a CDS encoding response regulator transcription factor, which produces MKALIVDDEARVRKAVHLLVDWDAHGINEILEAGSGNEAMELIRKSRPELVIMDMMMASGHGMELMEWISEFADTIKFIVVSGHNDFEFVRNTVRHGGIDYILKPIEAEAINAAVHKAVTEWREEERDRIDIQRQNIQLNEFKPVYGEKLLSSLIDDQSAAEASVRRLRNEGAIPMEAEAVQLSLLQLDASDALLFKRFGNNSELMHFAIINVCNEFLAKDRSGIAFKYWGAPWEIIILTWERFCNIQELIFRINEGLFHTFQRRMHFGIGLAGQLPHSLPAQYAEAKMALARRNVLRSDAYVHSLEAESDDSAERHGQYTFSSVREEWKMAVLSGSDGQISEASQKWVSELARTEGITPEQLQQWTTAVMQFRVQLLRETLGDAAGNAETALEQSDRLNQPPHPGSYAFTLFAWRDWSYSLMSELARVINERQAKDKRTINDIVKYVEQNYMDDDLSLLDIASAFFVSREYISRKFKQEFGINFSDYLATYRIDKAKQLMQNPHLKISQIAEMVGFRDVKYFSKVFKKQEGVSPKMYRSKLESL; this is translated from the coding sequence TGTAGATGATGAAGCCAGAGTCCGTAAGGCTGTCCATCTTCTCGTAGATTGGGATGCCCACGGCATCAATGAAATTCTGGAGGCCGGAAGCGGCAACGAGGCGATGGAGCTCATCCGCAAGTCCCGCCCAGAACTTGTCATTATGGACATGATGATGGCCTCCGGACACGGCATGGAGCTAATGGAATGGATCAGCGAATTTGCCGATACCATTAAATTCATCGTGGTCAGCGGTCACAACGATTTCGAATTCGTCCGCAACACCGTCCGCCATGGAGGAATCGATTATATCCTAAAGCCGATTGAAGCTGAGGCGATCAATGCCGCGGTTCATAAAGCAGTGACGGAATGGCGCGAAGAGGAGCGGGATCGGATCGACATACAGCGGCAAAACATCCAGTTGAATGAATTCAAACCGGTTTACGGGGAGAAGCTGCTCTCCTCCCTTATTGACGATCAGAGCGCCGCCGAGGCTTCTGTTCGTCGCCTTCGCAATGAGGGTGCCATCCCAATGGAAGCCGAAGCCGTACAGCTATCGCTGCTGCAGCTGGATGCCAGCGATGCGCTGCTCTTCAAGCGATTCGGCAACAACAGCGAATTAATGCACTTTGCCATCATTAATGTTTGCAATGAGTTCCTCGCCAAAGATCGTTCTGGCATCGCCTTCAAGTATTGGGGTGCTCCCTGGGAAATTATTATTCTGACCTGGGAGCGATTCTGCAACATTCAGGAACTGATTTTCCGCATTAACGAAGGATTGTTCCATACATTTCAGCGCAGAATGCATTTCGGGATCGGCTTGGCAGGCCAGCTTCCGCACAGCCTTCCGGCTCAATATGCCGAAGCGAAGATGGCACTGGCCAGGCGCAACGTGCTGCGGAGCGACGCCTATGTGCATTCACTTGAAGCAGAAAGCGACGATTCGGCGGAAAGACATGGCCAGTATACCTTCAGTTCGGTTAGAGAGGAATGGAAGATGGCTGTCCTTAGCGGAAGTGACGGGCAAATTTCCGAAGCCTCGCAAAAATGGGTTAGCGAGCTCGCCCGAACCGAGGGCATTACGCCGGAGCAGCTTCAGCAATGGACAACTGCGGTCATGCAGTTTCGCGTCCAGCTCCTGCGGGAGACATTGGGCGATGCCGCCGGGAATGCCGAAACCGCATTGGAGCAAAGCGACCGGCTGAATCAGCCTCCCCACCCGGGCAGTTATGCTTTTACGCTGTTCGCCTGGCGGGATTGGTCTTATAGTTTAATGAGCGAGTTGGCTCGCGTGATCAACGAACGGCAGGCTAAAGACAAGCGGACAATTAATGATATCGTCAAATACGTTGAGCAGAACTATATGGACGATGATCTGTCCTTGCTTGATATTGCTAGCGCTTTTTTCGTCAGCCGGGAATATATTTCTCGTAAGTTTAAGCAGGAATTCGGCATTAATTTCTCCGACTATTTAGCCACTTACCGGATCGACAAGGCGAAGCAGCTCATGCAAAACCCT